From Macrobrachium rosenbergii isolate ZJJX-2024 chromosome 17, ASM4041242v1, whole genome shotgun sequence, one genomic window encodes:
- the LOC136847607 gene encoding spore coat protein SP65-like — MYLASSSSSSTSPSSSSYSSYCPSSTFSSISSYSSSSSSASSISSTSSFSSSSSSFSSSSSSSSYYAAYFQGPPLSFPLGAAAFFQPFFSHTIATAEVTAGGGTAGEATAEGRTTSTTEVTAGGGATAGEATAAGGTTATTKATSSHTIATASTAGGGATTAGGTSAGGTTPTANSSHTITTAEVTAEEEQQQKQQQKQKEQQQKEEVDEQQPQEEHELKEKQKTSTLRIIPKALSLLLVPIPTHRKSLENSTTSLPF; from the exons ATGTATCTtgcatcctcctcctcttcctccacctccccctcctcctcctcctactcctcctattGCCCCTCTTccaccttctcttccatctcctcttactcctcctcctcctcttccgcctCTTCCATCTCTTccacctcctctttctcctcctcctcctcttccttctcctcctcctcctcctcctcctcctact ACGCTGCTTACTTCCAAGGACCTCCTCTATCATTCCCTCTCGGAG CAGCCgccttcttccaacctttcttcAGCCACACAATAGCAACAGCAGAAGTAACAGCGGGAGGAGGAACAGCAGGAGAAGCAACAGCAGAAGGaagaacaacatcaacaacagaaGTAACAGCGGGAGGAGGAGCAACAGCAGGAGAAGCAACAGCAGCAGGaggaacaacagcaacaacaaaagcaacatcaAGCCACACAATAGCAACAGCTTcgacagcaggaggaggagcaaCAACAGCAGGAGGAACATCAGCAGGAGGAACAACACCAACAGCAAATTCAAGCCACACGATAACAACAGCAGAAGTAACAGCGGAGGAAGagcaacagcagaaacagcagcagaagcagaaggaaCAACagcagaaggaggaggtggatgaACAGCAACCGCAGGAGGAACATGAGctgaaggaaaaacagaaaacatcGACCCTACGAATAATTCCAAAGGCTCTGTCTTTGCTTCTTGTCCCGATTCCCACCCACCGAAAGAGTCTCGAGAACAGCACAACATCCTTGCCATTCTag